TATTACTCTATTAATTCCTCAGCAATATTCAtatcacaaagaataaaaagatcatgtatgtattttgagatggacctattttttttcctctggcacACTCATTTCTTATGAAATGTGATCCTGATAGTTAAAAAGAATATCAGAAATTGTTTACATAGAAAACATTTAAGTTCTGGAAGTAAACCCAAAGAATGTCTATTTAATGAACATATATAATGTGCAACTTAGTGATTGGGGCATGGCATGAATGACACTAATATACATAGTACTTGTCTACTCAAATAAGTTTTGAGATAGTTtttcagataaaatgaaaaacttacacAAAATTTAGGATAATATAATGGAAGATGCAGGGAACTCAGACCAAATAACAcaaaacattatataataaattaataaacagtaTATTaagttagtttaaaaaataattaactataGAGAAATAAACCAGTAACTCTAGTTTCCCTTCCAGTAATGGTCGAATAGCTTCTTTCAGAATAACTTTCTTGCAGAAAAAGTATTATAAATTCTGGTGCAAAGACGACTTGAAGGCACTATAGAACGGCCAAAATTGAATAAAAACTGGAGGAAAGTGAAGGACTTTGGGTAAAATTCCTGGGTAATTTCTTCTTGCTTGAAGGCAAACCCCTATTTTGGTGAGGCTTCTGGAACTAAAGAATACTTATGTTGGttactggcttcaggagtgagaAGACAGAGTTTGGGTTCCAAAATAGCTGAAATATGATGGAGGAAATTCTGAAAGGAGTGAGCCACATAAGGACGAGTCCCCagatatatatacaaattttgcCTACATTCCTCAACAGCCCCTGAATTTGGCAAGAgttggggaaaataaaacatcTGTAAGGCTGAAAGAATTGAATAGTTTCAGCTGCCATCTGTCATGGAGGTGGGAGTTGAGGGACTTAGTATGGGCAGGTATCAAGTTGGGATTTAATTCGTTCAAATTAGCTTGCAGCTATGACaaaaagtaagagagagagagagatcagaatCCAGAATCTACATCTCATTTACAATGTGCACACGATAACAAAATTTTGCTAATTATGTGTGGAAACAGAGAAATGTGACTCATACTCAAGAGCAAAAGCCCTACATGTACCAAAAAGCTACAGCTTACATTATATGTAATGAGGAAATATTGGATGCTTTTCCCCTGTGGTTGAGAAGAAGGCAGAGTCAGCTCTCTATTCAGTTTGCACCAAAGTTACTAAGTAGTGGAGAACAAAAAATGAAGGCATAAAAACTAGAAGAGAATGAAACTGTATTTATTCACAGATTACctgaatatttttgtagaaaactgtaaggaatacattttaaaagtgttacCAAAAAAAGTGATTTCAGCAAGAACACAGGATACAGGATTGATATGAAAATATGACTTATACTTTTATACAGTCGTAatgaaaacctgaaaaaaatccatttacaaCATAGAAATACTTTAAATGCTGATAATTTTATAGAAGATATTTAAAACTCTtccattaaaacaacaaaacatgagaaaaattaatgaagactTGAATAGATGAAGATAGATGTCATGTCTATGGGACTGGAAAATTCAATAGTGTCAAATTGTCAATTCTCTCCAGTTGATATATAGATTAATTTCAATCTATATAATAATCACAGCAGggtatattttgtagaaattaacattttgaaatataaaatatatatagggtTGTAAGAGGACTTagaattacttaaaaaaatggaaaatataatttcattggGGGATTTTATACTACTTGACTTTAAGACCATATAAAGTTATGGTAATCATGGCATAATGATAGACAATAgttcaatggaatagaataagtaatgcatatatatatacaccctcACTTAGACAGATAATTGATTTTTTGACCTAGTCATGCACATGGGCAtttgtgcacatgcacacacacatacacacatcagtAGGAAAGTATAATCAACAGATGATGCTGGAATAACTAGGACATGGAAAATCCATAAACCCTTACTGTTACCTCACAATCTCCACAAAAATTGACATAATGGGAGTTATATACCTGAATATAAAAAAGCCAGACATGTCTCTTTTTCTCGCTGGAACCATGGAGGGTGTAGAATAGAAGAAGAAGGTTCCTGCTGTGCCAGAAACCCTTAAGAAAAAGCGAAGACATTTCACAGAGCTGAAGATCAAGCGCCTGAGAAAGAAGTTTGCCCAAAAGATGCTTcgaaaggcaaggaggaagctTATCTATGAAAAAGTGAAGCACTATCACAAGGAATATAGGCAGATGTACAGAACTGAAATTCAAATGACAAGGATGGCAAGAAAAGCTGGCAACTTCTATGTACCTGCTGAACCCAAATTGGCGTTTGTCATCAGGATCAGAGGTATCAATGGTGTGAGCCCAAAGGTCCGAAAGGTGTTGCAGCTTCTTCGCCTTAGTCAAATCTTCAATGGAACCTTTGTGAAGCTCAACAAGGTTTCAGTTAACATGCTGAGGATTGTAGAGCCATATATTGCATGGGGGTACCCAAATCTGATGTCAGTAAATGAGTTAATCTACAAGCGTGGTTATGGTAAAATCAGTAAGAAGCGAATTGCTTTGACAGATAACGTTTTGATTGCTCGATCTCTTGGTAAATATGGCATCATCTGCATGGATGATCTGATTAACGAGATCTATACTGTTGGAAAATGCTTCAAAGAAGCAAATAACTTCCTGTGGTCCTTCAAATTATCTTCTCCACGAggcagaatgaagaaaaagaccacCCATTTTGTAGAAGATGGCGATGCTGGCAACAGGGAGGATGAGATCAACAGGCTTATTAAAAGAATGAACTAAGGTGTCTaccatgattatttttctaagcTGGCCGGTTAATAAACAGTACCTGctctcaaaatgaaaaagaataaagccagacATATAAAACTTCGTGAAGAAAACGTATAATATCTTTACTAACTTgaagtaggcaaagatttcttagcaCGACATGAAACAATTACCATCACAGACAAAAAATTATACCTTAGATGTTatcaaaatggaaacattttcacATCAAGAGatacaattaagaaaattaattcataaaCCACAGGCCTGGAGACATTATGTGCAAATTATGTATGTGACAAAGCATTGGTATGCAGAATATACAAATTCACTAACTCAGCAAAGTAATTATATACAATAGGCAAAAGTATTGAACAGGGACATTACAATGTAGCCATACATGAATAATGGTTACAGTGAAAAAGACTGACATCACCAAATATTGAAGAGGATAGAGAGcaactgaaagaaatcaaatgcaatgattttcttttgttttgtttttaaaatggcacaaccatttttaaaactgtgtgaaAGTTTCTAATGAAGTTAAACATATGCATATCCTATGATGAAGTAATtcaatttctaggtatttatccaaaagaaaaatcttttaattcCCATTAAAACATTTGTACAGGAATGTTAATCGCagttttattcacaatagcaaaaactggaTGTAATTCAAGTATctgttaagagaatgaataaACAGGTTATGGTGTATTATATAAAGGTACACTACTCAACAAGAAAAAGGACTAAACTACAGATACATTTAACATCATAAACATTACAATCACCAAAAGAATCTGGACACAAAatagtatatagtatatgatTTTTTATATGAAGTTCTAGAGCAGAAAACATTAACTTATTAGGAAACAAATTAGTAAAGTGGTTATTAGGGTTCTGAGGAGTTgacaggaaaggaggaggaggaaaatctGTGGGGAGATGGAAATATTGTACATGTTGATGGAGGTGTGGGTTTCACcagtgtatgcatgtgtatgcatttgtcaaaactcatcaaatctCACAGTTAAGATCTTTATATTTTAGGGCATGTAAatttcaacacacacacagaattataaaaaataatacactCAATTTGGGAATCTTACTTTTCACAGTCGTATGGGTTAGCAAATCTGAAACTATTTTACGTGTTTCTAGGCTTGAGAAAATAGATTAGTATATTGAGGATAATAGAAGCATATGCATTTTTCCACAGAGGTTGTATTAATGTACACTCACACCAATAGCATATAACAGTTATTGTTGTTCAACATCCTCATCAAAACCAGATACTTTATGCCTTTTTATTCTAGAAGCAAGCTGAATTTTAGTCCTCACTGCACATTTGGTCAGGAGTCTTTGTGTAAGACACTGTTTGCAGAGAATAGCTCTTAGAACAGCTGACTAGAATGTTCCAGCATATAAGggataagtaaaagaaaaatcaatatgtTTGAATGAGAAAGAGCTACCAATagagcagaaagacaaataggaaGAGCAGTATCATGGaggcaaatggaaaagaactaaaggaaagacTGATGAACAGTATTGAAGTTAGaagtctcacaaaaataaaaacaataaagtgtTCATTTGATTTGGTGTTTAGGAAGTAACTGGTGTCATTAGTGAGACAACAGTGACTGATTTAGAGTGTGTGGGGAGATGGATAAGGGTTTGGTGTAAGCTGGTTGCTAtgaattgaagaaataatgaaatatgtgAATATAAGCTTAAATACAAAGGACAGTTAGACCATAATTGAGAGAGGGATtttataccaaaatattttttaaatggatgtgTTCACTTGTTCATATAAAGATAAAGAGCCAAAAAAAGGAGTAGGGATTTTGAAAgagttaaatagaataaaaaaatttctgtggATGATTGGAATATATAGGGTCTAGATAACAGTTTGGAGATAAGAGTAAGAGGGCCCAAGGCAAACTTAGGATCACTACCATTTATTTGGTGCTTATTTAATGTTTCGGGCACTATTCTATCTCATTTGTAAGCCTGAAAACGGTGTTATGAAAGAGTACTGTTTCATCATCACATAGctaagaaaaccaaaacacagaGTCATAAAGTAACCTGTATGAATTGTACAATTAGGAAATTACAGAACCAGGGTTCGAAACCACATAATATAGCACCAAAAGCCAAGCTCTTAATCACTACTGTCCATTGCCCTAGAATAGAAACTAAAGAGTAAAATGTATGATGGCACAGCTTGGTCCTTATTTGATACAGATAAACCTAGATTCAGGCTGAACAATCAATTCTTACCCAAAATTTCTTTCCAAGATTTGGCCTTTGCATTtgttgtattataattttttgataGCATGAGTCCATAAAGTGTATATATCACAGAAAGATCCCTTGCCTTTAATACCAGGAAATTCCCTCAAATGTTAATAAAAACAGTATTCATTAACAAGTAAGTGCCTTTTTAATGTTGTTGCTAAGGTAAGTctcatatttgtttattaaaatatcttctgTTTTTCACACTACTGATTCCACATGAAGTCCgtttattaaagaaaagagtGCTTAAGATAGTGTAGAAATAAGAACATTAAAgaataaacagaagtaaaatgtactgctaaaattattaaataaccaaaaaaaaaagaatcattgtttcctcatttgtgtttATAAATATCTCTCTTTATAAGTTATTAACAATGAGAGACAGACCCAATACTTATGAAGCAATTGTTACAGAATCATGTCTTGTAACTTTG
This portion of the Macaca thibetana thibetana isolate TM-01 chromosome X, ASM2454274v1, whole genome shotgun sequence genome encodes:
- the LOC126946885 gene encoding 60S ribosomal protein L7-like; this encodes MLRKARRKLIYEKVKHYHKEYRQMYRTEIQMTRMARKAGNFYVPAEPKLAFVIRIRGINGVSPKVRKVLQLLRLSQIFNGTFVKLNKVSVNMLRIVEPYIAWGYPNLMSVNELIYKRGYGKISKKRIALTDNVLIARSLGKYGIICMDDLINEIYTVGKCFKEANNFLWSFKLSSPRGRMKKKTTHFVEDGDAGNREDEINRLIKRMN